From Kitasatospora sp. MAP12-44:
GGAGAGCGTCTGCCGGTAGGGGTCGCCCTCGTGCTCGATCTTCCCGTCCACCCAGGCCGTGGAGCCCGAGACATGGACGTAGTCACCGGCGGCGACCGCCCGCGAGTAGCCGAACTGCTCCTCCCAGGGGGAGAATCCGGCGACCCTGCCACGCACGATCCGAGGGTCTGTCACGACATGGCCTCCAGGGCCTCTTCGAGGGTGAACTTCTGCTCGTAGAGGGCCTTGCCCACAATCGAACCCTCGACACCTTCCGGCACCAGGGTGGCGATCGCGCGCAGGTCGTCGAGCGAGGAGACCCCGCCGCTGGCGACCACGGGCTTGTCGGTGGCGGCGCAGACGTCGCGCAGCAGCTGCAGGTTGGGGCCGGTCAGGGTGCCGTCGCGGTTGACGTCGGTGACGACGTAGCGGGCGCAGCCCTCGGAGTCGAGGCGGGCCAGCACCTCGAACAGGTCGCCGCCGTCACGGGTCCAGCCGCGGCCGCGCAGGGTGGTGCCGACCACGTCCAGGCCGACCGCGATCTTGTCGCCGTGCTCGGCGATCACCTTGGCGACCCACTCCGGGCTCTCCAGCGCGGCGGTGCCCAGGTTGACCCGGGTGCAGCCGGTGGCCAGCGCGGCGGCGAGCGACGCGTCGTCGCGGATGCCGCCGGAGAGCTCGACCTTGATGTCCAGCGCGGCGGTCACCTCGCGCAGCAGCTCGCGGTTGCTGCCGGTGCCGAAGGCGGCGTCGAGGTCGACCAGGTGCAGCCACTCGGCGCCGGCGTTCTGCCAGGCGAGAGCGGCCGCGAGGGGCTCACCGAAGGAAGTCTCGGTGCCGGAGGCGCCCTTGACCAGGCGCACGGCCTGGCCGTCCCGGACGTCGACGGCGGGCAGCAGTTCGAGGCGGCTCATGGCAGGCAACTTTCCTGGCAGCAGGGAGGGTTGAGAGAAAATTCGCAGAGAGCGAGAACGGGCATCACAGCGTGTCGACCCAGTTGGTCAGCAGCGCGGCGCCGGCGTCGCCGGACTTCTCCGGATGGAACTGGGTCGCCCACAGCGGCCCGTTCTCGACGGCCGCGACGAACGGCTGCCCGTGCGTGGTCCAGCTGACCAGCGGGGCGTTCAGCCGCGCGTTGTTGGACTCCAGCTCCCAGCGGCGCACGCCGTAGGAGTGCACGAAGTAGAAGCGGGTCTCGGGGTCCAGGCCCGCGAAGAGCCGGCTGCCCTCGGGCGTGTCGACGGTGTTCCAGCCCATGTGCGGGACGATCGGCGCGTCCAGCGGCTCGACGGTGCCGGGCCACTCGTCGCAGCCCGCCGTCTCCACTCCGTGCTCGACGCCGCGCTCGAAGAGGATCTGCATGCCGACGCAGATCCCGAGCACCGGACGGCCGCCGGCCAGCCGCCGTCCGATGATCTGCTCGCCGCGCACCGCGCGCAGCCCGCGCATGCAGGCCTCGAAGGCGCCGACGCCCGGCACCAGCAGTCCGTCCGCGTCCAGCGCCTGCTGGAAGTCGGAGCTGACGGTGACGTTCGCGCCGGTCCGCTCCACCGCGCGCTGGGCGGAGCGCAGGTTGCCGGATCCGTAGTCGAAGACCACAACGTTCTTGGCCATGAAGGGACTCCGTAACTAAAAGAAGCGAGAGGCGCTAGAGGCGCAGGGCGCCGGCGGCGAGGCAGAGCACCGAGCCGATGCCGAGGACGGCGATGACGCCCTTGGGCAGCTTCTGCTTCCAGAACGAGTACACCCCGGCCCCGAGGAAGAGGCCGACGGCGATCAGGATGGTCGAGCTGCTCACAGTGCGCCCTTGGTCGAGGGGAGGATGCCGGCCGCGCGCGGGTCGAACTCGGCGGCGTAACGCAGCGCCCGCGCGAGCGCCTTGAACTGGCACTCCACGATGTGGTGGGCGTTGCGCCCGTACGGCACGTGGATGTGCAGCGCTATCTGGGCCTGCGCGACGAAGGACTCGAAGATGTGCCGGGTCATCGTCACGTCGTACGAGCCGATCATCGGCGCCATCGACTCCGGCTCGGTGTGCACCAGGTACGGGCGGCCGGACAGGTCCACGGTGACCTGGGCCAGCGACTCGTCCAGCGGGACCGTGCAGTTGCCGAAGCGGTAGATGCCGACCTTGTCGCCGAGCGCCTGCTTGAACGCCGCGCCCAACGCGAGGGCGGTGTCCTCGATCGTGTGGTGGGTGTCGATGTGCAGGTCGCCCTCGGTCTTCACGGTGAGGTCGAAGAGGCCGTGGCGGCCCAGCTGGTCGAGCATGTGGTCGTAGAACCCCACGCCCGTGGAGATGTCGGTCTTGCCGGTGCCGTCGAGATCGATCTCGACCAGGACCGAGGTCTCCTTGGTGGTGCGCTCGATGCGCCCGATACGGGACATAGGTGGGTTACAGCTCCTGAGAAGAGGCGCGCACGGAGTGCGTCCTTGGAAGGGTGGCGGCGGGCGACGGGAGGGCGGTGGTGACGGCGTCCAGGAAGGCGTCGTTCTCGGCCGGGGTGCCCGCGGTGACCCGCAGCCGCCCCGGAACGCCGTTGTCGCGGATCAGGACGCCGCGGTCGAGGATCGCCTGCCAGACGGCGTGCGGGTCCTCGAAGGTCCCGAACTGGATGAAGTTCGAGTCGGAGTCGGTGACCTCCAGGCCGAGCGCGCGCAGCGCCTCGACCACCCGGTCACGCTCCGCCTTCAGCCGCTCGACGTAGCCGAGCAGGGTGTCGGTGTGCTCCAGGCAGGCCAGCGCGGTCGCCTGGGTGACGGCGGACAGGTGGTACGGCAGCCGCACCAGCTGCACCGCGTCCACCACCGCCGGGTCGGCGGCCAGGTAGCCGAGCCGCAGCCCGGCCGCGCCGAAGGCCTTGGACATCGTCCGGGTGACCACCATCAGCGGCCGGCCGGCCAGCAGCGGCAGCAGCGAGTCGCGGTGGGAGAACTCCACGTACGCCTCGTCGACGATCACCATCGTCGGCTTGACGGCCTGCGCGGCGTCGTAGAGCGCGAGCACGGTGTCCGCGGCCACGGCGGTGCCGGTCGGGTTGTTCGGCGAGCAGACGAAGAGCACGTCCGGGCGGTGCTCGGCCAGCGCGGCGACCGCCGCGTCCAGGTCGATGGTGAAGTCGGCGCGGCGCGGGCCGGCGATCCAGCGGGTGCCGGTGCCGCGCGAGATCAGCTCGTGCATCTGGTACGACGGCTCGAAGCCGAGCGCGGCGCGGCCGGGGCCGCCGAAGGTCTGCAGCAGCTGCTGGATGACCTCGTTGGAGCCGTTGGCCGCCCACACCTGCTCGCGGGCGACGGCGAAGCCGGTGGTCCGGGTGAGGTAGCCGGCCAGGCCGTCGCGCAGCTCGACGGCGTCGCGGTCGGGGTAGCGGTTGAGATTGCGCGCGGCCGCGGCGACCCGCTCGGCGATCCGGGCCACCAGCGGCTCGGGCAGCTGGTACGGGTTCTCGTTGGTGTTCAGCTGGACGGGGACGTCCAGCTGCGGCGCGCCGTAGGGGGACTGTCCGCGCAGCTCGTCGCGGACCGGCAAGTCGTCGATCTTCACTGACCAGGAACCGTCCAGTCGAAGCGGGCACGGATGGCGTCGCCGTGACCGGGCAGGTCCTCGGCGTTGGCGAGGTTGACCACGTGCACCGCGACGTCGGCCAGCGCCTCGCGGTTGTAGTCGATCACGTGGATGCCGCGCAGGAAGGACTGCACCGACAGGCCCGAGGAGTGGCAGGCGCAGCCGGCCGTGGGCAGCACGTGGTTGGAGCCGGCCGCGTAGTCACCAAGCGAGACCGGCGCGTACGGGCCGACGAAGATCGCGCCCGCGTTGCGCACCCGGGCGGCCACCGCGTGGGCGTCCCGGGTCTGGATCTCCAGGTGCTCGGCGGCGTAGGCATTGACCACGGCCAGGCCCTGCTCGACGTCGTCGACCAGCAGGATGCCGGACTGCCGGCCGCTCAGCGCCTCGGTGACCCGCTCGCGGTGCTTGGTGTTCGCCACCTGCACGGCCAGCTCGGCCTCCACCCCGTCGGCCAGCGCCACGGAGTCGGTGACCAGCACGGAGGCGGCCATCGGGTCGTGCTCGGCCTGGCTGATCAGGTCGGCGGCGACGTCGCGCGGCGAGGCGCTTTCGTCGGCCAGCACGGCGATCTCGGTCGGGCCCGCCTCGGCGTCGATCCCGATCCGGCCCTTGAGCAGGCGCTTGGCGGAGGCCACGTAGATGTTGCCGGGGCCGGTCACCAGGTTGACGGGGGCGCACTCGGCGGTCCCGTAGGCGAACATCGCGATCGCCTGCGCGCCGCCGACCGAGTACACCTCGGTGACGCCGAGCAGCGCGCACGCGGCCAGGATCGCCGGGTGGACGCGGCCTCCGAAGTCCTTCTGCGGCGGCGAGGTGACCGCGATGCCCTGGACGCCGGCCTCCTGGGCGGGCACCACGTTCATCACCACGGAGGACGGGTAGACGGCCAGGCCGCCCGGCACGTACAGGCCGACCCGGTCGACCGGCAGCCAGCGCTCGGTCACCGAGCCGCCCGGCACCACCTGCACGGTGTGGTCGGTACGGCGCTGCGCGCGGTGCACCAGGCGGGCCCGGCGGATCGACTCCTCCAGCGCGGCGCGCACCTTCGGGTCCAGGGTCTCCAGCGCGGCGGTGATCTCCGCCTCGGGCACCCGGGTGCTGGTCAGCGTGACGCCGTCGAAACGCTCGGTGATCTCGATCAGCGCCGCGACCCCACGATGGCGTACGTCCTCGCAGATCGGCCGCACCTTCTCCAGGGCGGCCTCGACGTCGAACTCGGCACGGGGCAGCAGGTCGCGCGGATCATCGGTGGAGCCGCGGAGGTCGATTCGTGAGATCACGGGGTCAAGTGTAAGGAGTGGCCGGAACCCTCGGTCCCGCATTTCACTCCGTGATACGAAAGCCGAGACAGCCAAGATCGTCGGGGGGACGCGGATGGAACGGGCACCGGGCAACTGGAACGCGGTCGAGCGGGGGCTCTGGCGCGCCTTCCGCGAGGGCCGGCCGTACGACCTGCGCTCACCGGATCCGGACCTGAACGACCCGACGAAGGCCGTCGTCTGGGGGCCGGAGCGAACGGTGCGGGCCGAGGTGCTGGCCCGGCTGCTGCTCGCCGGTCCCACCGCCCTGCCCGGCTCGGTACGAGCCCTCAAGCTCACCGGCGCCCTGATCACCGGACGCCTCGACCTGGCCGGCGGGCGGATCGAGGACTTCATCGAGCTGCGCGGCTGCCTCTTCGACACCCAGATACTGCTCTCCGAGGCGCACGCCGGCACCATCCGCTTCGACGGCTGCTGGTTCCCCCGGGTCGACGCCTCCCGGCTGTGCACCTCGGGCGACCTGGTCTTCGCCCGCTGCGTGGTGGCCGCCGGGCTGCGCCTGACGGACGCCCAGATCGGCACCGACCTGATCGCCAACCACCTGGTGGTCGGCAGCGACCAGTACGGCAGCTCCTTCTCCGCCGACGGCCTCACCGTCAGCCAGGACTTCGAGGCCGACCGGCTGGTCTCCTACGGCGAGCTGAGCCTGCGGACCGCCCGGATCGGCGGCCGGCTCTCGCTGCGCGGCGCCGAACTGCGCGCCCTGCGCGGCCAGCGAGACTGCCTCAACGCACCCCGGCTCACCGTGGGCAACACCTTCTATCTGAGCGGCTGGCTGCCCGGCAGCCAGCTCGGCCAGATGTACGGCACCGGCTACGGCGAGGCCGCGCCGACCGGCGGCGCCAGCATCCCCTTCCACGCGTGGGGCGGGGTCCGGCTGAACGACGGCCGCTTCGAGAGCGCCTGCCTGATCGCCGGCGCCGAGTTCCACCTGGGACCCGGCCGGGAGCTCTCGATGCGCCGGATCCAGACCCCCGAGCTGCGGTTCAGCTGCCCGTACCCGCCCAGCGGGCACGTCTCGCTCTCCCGCGCGCGGATCGGCAACCTGGTCGACACCCCGGAGGCCTGGCCGCCAGGTGACATCGGGCTGACCGGCTTCACCTACGAGTCGCTGCGCCCGGCCGCGGCCTTCACGGTCCGTCAGCGCATCGCGTGGCTGGACGGCGCGCGGGGCGAATTCCAGCCAGAGGCGTACGAGCAGCTGGCCGCCGCGCTGCGCCGGGACGGCTCCGACGAGGACGCCCGCGAGGTGCTCTACGCCAAGCAGCGCCGCCGCCGCAGGTCGCTGCCGCTGCCCGGCCGGATCTGGGGCAGGGTGCAGGACGTCACCGTCGGCTACGGCTACCGCCCCGGCCGCGCCGCGCTCTGGCTGGTCGCCGCCTGGGCGCTCGGCACGCTGTTCTTCCTGCTGCACCGCCCAGCTCCGCTGAAGGCCGACGAGGTGCCGCACTGGAACGCCGCGCTGTTCGCGCTGAGCAAGGTGCTGCCGATCGTCGACCTCGGCCAGGACGGCTGGAACCCGGGGGGCGTCGGGCAGTTGGTGAGCGCGGCGCTGGTGCTCACCGGCTGGGTGCTGGCCACCACCGCCGCCGCGGGCGCCACCCGGCTGCTCCAGCGCGGCTGATCCGGTCCCGGGCGCACAGAACGGCGGCGCACGGGAGGCCCCGGGCCAACTACGCTGTGCGCCGTGACAGAACGGCTCCCGATCTTCCCGCTCAACTCGGTGCTCTATCCCGGACTGGTGCTGCCCCTGCACGTCTTCGAGGAACGCTACCGGCGGCTGGTCGCCGATCTGCTCGCCCAACCCGAGGACCAGCCACGGCGGTTCGGGGTGCTGGCGATCAAGGACGGCCGCGAGGTCGCCCCGGTCGGCGAGAGCGAGAAGCCGGCCGGCCCGCTGGACGGCCTGGGCACAACGAGCGGCAACCCGCTGGAGGCGCTGCACCACATCGGCTGCGTCGCGGACGTCGCCAGCGTGGAGCCCCAGCCGGACGGCCGCTACGAACTGCTGATCACCGGGACCACCCGGTTCCGGCTGCGCGCGATGGAGACCGGCGGCCGCTACCTGGTCGGCGAGGTGGAGACGATCGAGGAGGAGCTCGGCAACGGCGCCGGCACCCTGGCGGGCGGCGTCGAGCGGGCCTTCCGCGCGTACCAGAAGCGGCTGGCGGGCGCCCGCAATGCCAGCCTGAGCGGGGAGCAGGAGCTGCCGGACGACCCGCAGGTGCTCTCCTACCTGGTGGCCGCCGCCTCGGTGCTGGACATCCCGGTCAAGCAGAAGCTGCTGGCCTGCCCCGACACCGCGACCCGGCTGACCACCGAGCTGGAACTGCTGCGCCGGGAGACCGCGCTGCTCGCCTGGCTGCCGTCGCTCCCCGCCGTGGACCTGACCCGGCAGGCGTTCAGCCCCAACTGAGAGGACCTGCCGCAGATGGCGAAGAAGCAACCCGGCCAGGGCACCCCCGCGACCGTCGCCCTGGCAGCCGCCGGCGTCCCGTTCACCGTGCACGCCTACGCTCACGACCCGGCCGCGGCCTCGTACGGCGCCGAGGCCGCACAGGCGCTGGGTGTCGCGGCGCAGCGGGTCTTCAAGACCCTGGTGGCCGAGGTGGACGGCGCGCTGACCGTCGGCGTGGTGCCGGTGGCCGGGCAGCTTGACCTCAAAGCCCTGGCCGCCGCGGTGGGCGGCAAGAAGGCGGTGATGGCCGACCCGGCCGCCGCCGAGCGCAGCAGCGGCTACGTGCGCGGCGGGATCTCCCCGCTGGGCCAGCGCCGGGCGCTGCGCACGGTGCTGGACAGCAGCGCGCTCGACCACCCGACGGTCTTCGTCTCGGGCGGCCGGCGCGGTCTGGACGTCGAGCTGGCGCCGGCCGACCTGGTGAGCCTGACCCGGGCAGTCACCGCCCCGATCGGCCGCGCCTGAGCTACTTGGCGTCCTCGGAGGCCTCAATGACCGGCGGCGCCTCGACATCCGACCCGTCGGCAGGCGGCAACTGCTGCGGCTCGGCCCAGTACGGCGGCGGCTCCTCCTCGCGCTTGCCGAAGGCCGCCGACAGCCCGAGCAGCACCACCATCGCGCTCATCGACCAGACCAGCAGCGCGCCCTTGGCACCCAGCGCCAGCGCCTCGTTGAAGGTGTGCCCGTCGCCGACCTGCTTGGCGTGCCCCACCACGTCGCTGGTCGGACCGAGCGTGATGCCGAGCTTCCAGGCCACCACCGAGCCGACCAGCCCGCCGACCGCCAGCCCCACCGCGACCGCGATCCCGCCGCCGCGCCGGCGGGTGGCCAGGAACGCGGCCACCGCCGTGACGATGCCGATCCCGGCGCCCAGCAGCGCGAAGACGCTGTCCGCGCCCGCCCGCTGCTCGCCCTCGGGGTCGACGTAGAGCACCTGGTGCCCCTGCACGATCAGCGGCACCTCGGGCGCGATCCAGACCCAGAGCAGGCCCATGACCACACCGAGCAGCGCGCAGGCCAGCGCGACCGGCGCGCCGACCTTCAGTTCAGCCCCGACCCGGCGGGCGACAGCGGCCTTGGGGCGAGGTGCGAGCGCTCCGGCGTCCGGAGAAATGTTCGGTACGGTCACCGCTCCATCGTTTCACGTCAATCCTGCGGATTCCGCTAACGGGTAGTGGCGCGGCGGTATGCCCAGGTCGCCAGGGTCAGCGAGAGCACCCCGACCCCGGCGCAGACCGCCAGGTCAGCGCCGACCGCCGCCCAGTCCGGCCGCGCCGCGAAGCTCCGCGCGAAGGCCTCCACCCCGTACGTCGAGGGCAGCGCGTCCCGCAGCCACTGGACGGCCTGCGGCAGATGGCCGGCCGGCAGCACGCCCAGCAGCAGCGCCGCCGACATGCCGAGCTGGCCCAGCATGGTGGCGATCTCCTGCTTGGGCGCCAGCAGCCCGCAGGCCGCGCCGAGGCCGGAGAGCGCGGCGCCCGCCAGCGGCACCACCGCCAGCAGCACCCACAGGTGCGCCCAGGAGAGCCCGAAGAGCCACGCCCCCACCCCGGCCGTCACCAGCGACCCGGGCAGCGTGAACGAGGCGAACGCGGCGGCCGCGCCGAGCACCACCGAGGCAGCCGGCACCGGCAGCGTCGCGTAGTGGTCCAGGCCGCCGGTGGCGCGCAACCGTCCGAAGTACTGGGCGAGCAGGTTGAGCGCCACAAAGGCCACCACCAGCACGCTGGAGCCCGCCACCACCGCCCGCGCGGACGGGTTGTCGCCCGCGTCGACCACCCCGCGCATCATCACCAGGATGCCGATCGACTGGAAGGAGGCGACGAACATCAGCGGGATCCGGGCCACCTTGGCCCGGGCCAGCTGCGCCCGGTAGACAGCGGCCAGCGCGGGCAGCAGCCGGGCCGCGGGGGCCAGCGGCGCGGCCGCGGCCCGGGCGGGGGCGGCGGGAACGGTGAGCAGGGTCACTTCGCCAGTCCTCCATGACGCCCGCCGAGCCGGAGGTAGGCGTCCTCCAGGCTCGGGGTGGCCAGCGTGAAGTCGTCCAGGGCGGCGAAGGCCGGCCCGGTGGTCACCGCGGCGACCAGCTCCCTGGCCTCCTCGGGGGTGGTGCGCAGCGTCCAGCGCCGCCCGGTGCGCTCGGCCCGGTCGGCCAGCAGGGCGACCGCCGGGACCTCCAGCGGCGCCTCGCCGCGCCACACCAGGTCGAGCCGCACATCCCCGTCGACCAGCGCCTTCAGACCGCCCGGGGTGTCGCAGGCGATCACCCGGCCCTCGTCCAGTACGGCGACCCGGTCGAGCACGGTCTCCGCCTCGATGACGTTGTGGGTGACCAGCAGCACGGTGGTGCCGCGCTCGGCCCGGCGGCGGTCCACCGCGGCCCAGACGGCGCGCCGGGCCACCGGGTCCATGCCGGTGGTGGGCTCGTCCAGGACCAGCAGCGGGCGCTCGCCGACCAGCGCGGCGGCGAAGCAGGCCAGTCGGCGTTGGCCGCCGGAGAGCTTGGCCAGCGGACGGGCCGCGAGCGGCTCCAGGCCCAGCTCGGCGAGCACCTCGGCGCTCTGCGCGCGCGCCTGGGCGCGGGTGAGGCCGCGCAGCCGACCGGTGGTCTCGGCGGCCAGCGCGACGGTCAACTCGTCCAGCGCGGTGGACTCCTGGCCCAGGTAGCCGAGCAGTCGGGCGGCCCGGTCGGGGTGGCGCACGATGTCGTGGCCGAGGATCTCGATGCTGCCGGTGTCGGGTCGCAGCAGGCCGGTGAGCTGGCGCACCAGGGTCGACTTGCCGGCGCCGTTGGGGCCGAGCAGACCGAAGATCTCACCCTGGTGGATCTCCAGGTCGACCCCGTCGGTGGCCCGGATCTCGCCGTAGCTCTTGCTGAGGCCGCGGACGGAGCAGCAGGGCAGCAGGGGGGTCTCGCTCACGAGCGAAGACTCTACGCGCTGACCATGAGGATCCCGACCACAGGTCCTTCCCGTTGATCAGTCGTCCACGACCACCAGCTCGCCGCCCGGCACCCGCAGCGCCAGCTCCTTCCAGAAGCCGGCCCGGATCGCGTAGCGGTCGTGCTCGTCGATCTGGTCGTCCTTGTGCGCGAGCAGCCCGAACCGCGCGGCGTAGCGCAGCAGCTCGCCATCGACCCGGTGCGGGATCCGCGGGTAGTCGCCCCACAGCGTGGTGAGCCGTTCGCGGTCGCCGAGCCGGTCGGTCCAGCGGCGGGCGAAGACCTGGCCGACCTCGTGCGGATCGCCGCCGATCGCGGTGATGTCCTCCTCGCGGTCGGCCCAGCGCTGCTCGGCGGTGGTCAGCTGGGCCAGCGTGGGCAGCGAGTCGCCTGGCCCGGCGGTCTCGGCGGCCGGGCGGTCCACCCAGCCGCGGTCGGAGGACCAGCGCAGCACCGGCCCGTTGGCGGCGACGGCCGCCGGCGCCGGGTGGGCGGTGGTCGCAGTGCGGCCGGCCAGGTCCTTGGGGGTGGGGACGACCTTGAGCGCGGCGGGCGCCTGGGCGGGCTCGGCGGCCGGCTCGGGCGGCTCGGCAGCGGCCGGACGGGGCGAGGAGCCGGTCGGGCGCAGGCTGTGCGCGGGCGGGGCGGCCAGGATCTTGGCGATCTCCGGCGGCGGCCCGGCGGGCGGGAACGCGACGGCGGGCTCGCGCAGCCGCACCGAGCGGGTGATCCACTCACGGTCCAGCACCCGGCGCTCGTCGGCCTCGCCGACCAGGTCCTCGGACTGGTTGAAGTCGCCGTCGGCGGCCTGCAGCGCCCAGAGGTGGACGGCGACGCCGTGCTCCTTGGCGGACATCATGCCGGGCAGCAGATCGCCGTCGCCGGTGACCAGCACCACGTCGGCGCAGGCCCGGTTGCGGGCGAGTTCGGAGAGCTCGGCGTGCATCGCGGCGTCGACGCCCTTCTGCACCCAGCGACCCTCGGCCCGGGTCAGCGCGCCGAGTCGCACCGTCACCCGGGGCAGCACCCGCAGCCGGCGGTGCTCGGGCATCGGGCGGCGCTCGGGGGCCGCGTCGAACCAGTAGATCCGCAGCAGCGGCAGCCCGGTCTCCTCCTCGGCCCGCTCGCGCAGCGAGGCGATCAGGGCGGTGTGGTCCACCGTCACCCTGGATCGGGAGGACTCTCCGGCGAGCAGGCTGGCGGCGGCACCCAGCAGGTATCCCGCGTCCACGAGGACGACGCAGCGGTCCACTTCCCGCACCTCTCTCCCGGTCGGCCCGGTGGCGGCCGGACCCCACCCTTGACCCTTGTCCGATCACCTCTGTGGCGTGCGGTACGGAGCAGTCTGCCCGAGCGGTGGCCTCTGGAGGGACCCGCCCGACCGTTGCGGTCTTCTTTACCCTCCGACGGAGCCGTGAATCACCCGGCTGCCCCCGCTCTGCGCTGGGCCAAGCGGCGGTGTGGATCACCCGGCCCTCGGGCCGCCCACCGGTGCGGGGCGGGCAGCCCGACGGCTCGCACACGCTCAGCCGAGCCGCGCGGCGACCAGCTCGGCGATCTGGACGGCGTTCAGCGCGGCGCCCTTGCGCAGGTTGTCATTGGAGAGGAAGAACGACAGGCCGTGCTCCACGGTCTCGTCCGCCCGCAGCCGCCCGACGAAGGTCGGGTCCTGGCCGGCCGCCTGCAGCGGGGTGGGGATCTCGCAGAGCTCGACGCCCGGCGCTGCGGCCAGCAGCTCGCGGGCCCGCTCGGGGCTGATCGGACGCTCGAAGCGGGCGTTGACCTGCAGCGAGTGGCCGGTGAAGACCGGGACCCGGACGCAGGTGCCGGCCACCTTGAGGTCCGGGATCCCCAGGATCTTGCGGCTCTCGTGGCGCAGCTTCTGCTCCTCGTCGGTCTCGTTGGAGCCGTCGTCGACGATCGAGCCGGCCAGCGGCAGCACATTGAAGGCGATCGGGCGGACGTAGACGCCGGGCTCGGGGTACTCCACCGCCGAGCCGTCGTGGGTCAGCGCCGCCGCGTCGGGGGCGACCTTGGCGGCCTGCTCCTGCAGCTCGGCCACACCGGCCAGGCCGCTGCCGGAGACCGCCTGGTAGGTGGCGACGACCAGCGCGCTGAGCCCGGCCTCCTCGTGCAGCGGGCGCAGCACCGGCATGGCCGCCATCGTGGTGCAGTTCGGGTTGGCGATGATGCCCTTGGGCAGGTCGGCGATCGCCTCCGGGTTGACCTCGGCCACCACCAGCGGGACCTCGGGGTCGCGCCGCCAGGCCGAGGAGTTGTCGATCACCACGGCGCCGGCCGCCGCCACCTTGGGCGCCAGCTCCCTGGAGGTCGCGCCGCCGGCCGAGAAGATCACGATGTCCAGGCCGCTGTAGTCGGCGGTGGCCGCGTCCTCCACGGTGACCTGACCGCCCTGCCACGGCAGCTGCTTGCCTGCCGAGCGGGCCGAGGCGAAGAGCCGCAGCTGCTCCACCGGGAACGCCCGCTCCGCCAGGATCGCG
This genomic window contains:
- the hisD gene encoding histidinol dehydrogenase, which gives rise to MISRIDLRGSTDDPRDLLPRAEFDVEAALEKVRPICEDVRHRGVAALIEITERFDGVTLTSTRVPEAEITAALETLDPKVRAALEESIRRARLVHRAQRRTDHTVQVVPGGSVTERWLPVDRVGLYVPGGLAVYPSSVVMNVVPAQEAGVQGIAVTSPPQKDFGGRVHPAILAACALLGVTEVYSVGGAQAIAMFAYGTAECAPVNLVTGPGNIYVASAKRLLKGRIGIDAEAGPTEIAVLADESASPRDVAADLISQAEHDPMAASVLVTDSVALADGVEAELAVQVANTKHRERVTEALSGRQSGILLVDDVEQGLAVVNAYAAEHLEIQTRDAHAVAARVRNAGAIFVGPYAPVSLGDYAAGSNHVLPTAGCACHSSGLSVQSFLRGIHVIDYNREALADVAVHVVNLANAEDLPGHGDAIRARFDWTVPGQ
- a CDS encoding histidinol-phosphate transaminase — protein: MKIDDLPVRDELRGQSPYGAPQLDVPVQLNTNENPYQLPEPLVARIAERVAAAARNLNRYPDRDAVELRDGLAGYLTRTTGFAVAREQVWAANGSNEVIQQLLQTFGGPGRAALGFEPSYQMHELISRGTGTRWIAGPRRADFTIDLDAAVAALAEHRPDVLFVCSPNNPTGTAVAADTVLALYDAAQAVKPTMVIVDEAYVEFSHRDSLLPLLAGRPLMVVTRTMSKAFGAAGLRLGYLAADPAVVDAVQLVRLPYHLSAVTQATALACLEHTDTLLGYVERLKAERDRVVEALRALGLEVTDSDSNFIQFGTFEDPHAVWQAILDRGVLIRDNGVPGRLRVTAGTPAENDAFLDAVTTALPSPAATLPRTHSVRASSQEL
- the hisB gene encoding imidazoleglycerol-phosphate dehydratase HisB; the protein is MSRIGRIERTTKETSVLVEIDLDGTGKTDISTGVGFYDHMLDQLGRHGLFDLTVKTEGDLHIDTHHTIEDTALALGAAFKQALGDKVGIYRFGNCTVPLDESLAQVTVDLSGRPYLVHTEPESMAPMIGSYDVTMTRHIFESFVAQAQIALHIHVPYGRNAHHIVECQFKALARALRYAAEFDPRAAGILPSTKGAL
- the ybaK gene encoding Cys-tRNA(Pro) deacylase, producing the protein MAKKQPGQGTPATVALAAAGVPFTVHAYAHDPAAASYGAEAAQALGVAAQRVFKTLVAEVDGALTVGVVPVAGQLDLKALAAAVGGKKAVMADPAAAERSSGYVRGGISPLGQRRALRTVLDSSALDHPTVFVSGGRRGLDVELAPADLVSLTRAVTAPIGRA
- a CDS encoding oxidoreductase yields the protein MERAPGNWNAVERGLWRAFREGRPYDLRSPDPDLNDPTKAVVWGPERTVRAEVLARLLLAGPTALPGSVRALKLTGALITGRLDLAGGRIEDFIELRGCLFDTQILLSEAHAGTIRFDGCWFPRVDASRLCTSGDLVFARCVVAAGLRLTDAQIGTDLIANHLVVGSDQYGSSFSADGLTVSQDFEADRLVSYGELSLRTARIGGRLSLRGAELRALRGQRDCLNAPRLTVGNTFYLSGWLPGSQLGQMYGTGYGEAAPTGGASIPFHAWGGVRLNDGRFESACLIAGAEFHLGPGRELSMRRIQTPELRFSCPYPPSGHVSLSRARIGNLVDTPEAWPPGDIGLTGFTYESLRPAAAFTVRQRIAWLDGARGEFQPEAYEQLAAALRRDGSDEDAREVLYAKQRRRRRSLPLPGRIWGRVQDVTVGYGYRPGRAALWLVAAWALGTLFFLLHRPAPLKADEVPHWNAALFALSKVLPIVDLGQDGWNPGGVGQLVSAALVLTGWVLATTAAAGATRLLQRG
- the hisH gene encoding imidazole glycerol phosphate synthase subunit HisH, giving the protein MAKNVVVFDYGSGNLRSAQRAVERTGANVTVSSDFQQALDADGLLVPGVGAFEACMRGLRAVRGEQIIGRRLAGGRPVLGICVGMQILFERGVEHGVETAGCDEWPGTVEPLDAPIVPHMGWNTVDTPEGSRLFAGLDPETRFYFVHSYGVRRWELESNNARLNAPLVSWTTHGQPFVAAVENGPLWATQFHPEKSGDAGAALLTNWVDTL
- the priA gene encoding bifunctional 1-(5-phosphoribosyl)-5-((5-phosphoribosylamino)methylideneamino)imidazole-4-carboxamide isomerase/phosphoribosylanthranilate isomerase PriA; its protein translation is MSRLELLPAVDVRDGQAVRLVKGASGTETSFGEPLAAALAWQNAGAEWLHLVDLDAAFGTGSNRELLREVTAALDIKVELSGGIRDDASLAAALATGCTRVNLGTAALESPEWVAKVIAEHGDKIAVGLDVVGTTLRGRGWTRDGGDLFEVLARLDSEGCARYVVTDVNRDGTLTGPNLQLLRDVCAATDKPVVASGGVSSLDDLRAIATLVPEGVEGSIVGKALYEQKFTLEEALEAMS
- a CDS encoding LON peptidase substrate-binding domain-containing protein; its protein translation is MTERLPIFPLNSVLYPGLVLPLHVFEERYRRLVADLLAQPEDQPRRFGVLAIKDGREVAPVGESEKPAGPLDGLGTTSGNPLEALHHIGCVADVASVEPQPDGRYELLITGTTRFRLRAMETGGRYLVGEVETIEEELGNGAGTLAGGVERAFRAYQKRLAGARNASLSGEQELPDDPQVLSYLVAAASVLDIPVKQKLLACPDTATRLTTELELLRRETALLAWLPSLPAVDLTRQAFSPN